A window of Fusarium falciforme chromosome 1, complete sequence genomic DNA:
CTATGCATCATTGCATGATGGGGTTGAATGCGACTATTCAACTGATGTGGCCTTGGAATTCGGCAACTGAAGTCATTTGCCATCGGCTTTCTTGCCGGCTCTACCCCAGACTTTCCCCTTGATTCCCATACTCTAACGTCCTGGGCGGGGAGCGGGGACCCACTGACCTGGACCACCTGCGGGGGCTTCACATATCTGCAAGAGATTAAAAGCTCCGCCAGCACTCATCCTACGCCTGAAACGGAAGGGGCAATGCAACATAGTAAACAAGGTATTGACTCGGCTGCTATTAGCCTAGCGTGGCGGAACGGGATTGAATTACTCAGTCCGATGATCGTCCCAAATTAACCACTCAGATAGAACAACTATTGCATCCGGATACGACATCTCCTAGAGGCTCTAAGCTTTTGTCTGCCTTAtcattattttcttagtcgCCATTGCCTCATGTGATTACTATTTTATGGATTATCATGGACGACCTTGGACCAAACTGTCTAGTAAGTCAGCTACTAGTCAGTCGGGCAAAGCGTACGGGCTACTGGCCACGTCAATACGCCACCTTCCCCGCTGGCTCGGCCACCCCTGGCGATGAGAATTCTAAAGCCTGTACCCTCCATAGCCTGTAGAGTTGTGCCAAGATGGAGTCGGGTTCGTAACGCTGCTTATAAGATGTGGACCTTGCACCTCCCCTGGGTCCTCTCGCAATCAAAAGACCCAGCCCTCACCCCAATATGTCCACCTCACCGATTGACCCTGTCATCGCCATACCGACATTCATGGGCTCGCTTTTGTCCTTTCTTGCCACCTCGATAGCAATCGTGTTGCATGTCGTCATTCCACCTAAGCGACATTTTCGCCATGCACTCATTATTAATCTTCTCGTGGCAGGTATTCATCCAGGGGGTACTGCTGACTCGACTATTTGGCTTACCGTTAGCATGGTCAGATTTCATgaatagccttaataacaCGATTTCAGGTGCGGTCGCGCTGGCGAGCACCAGCGTGGACAAGAATACATCAGTCGGCGCCGGTTGCATTGCAAACGCTTGGTTCGGACAACTCTCTGTCCAAGCTATCGACTTCAATATTCTCATCATATCTATCGTTGTTCTTTTTACTGTACTCAACAGCCGACTTGTTGCACAATCGTCTGCTATGGCAACGACAGCTGTATGCGCTGCTGCATGGATCCctggcatcatcaccagtaACCGGCAGCCATTGAATCTTCTTGAGGCGTGACCGTTTTGCTAAAATGTATATATCAGGTACTATCGGTCTCTGTGTGGGGGCCTACGGCAATGTCAGTGGGAACTGGTGCTGGATTCGCCCAGTTTCTCGGGCTCCGCTATGGGCTCACGCATGGGTGGCGCATCGCCATTTTCTTGGCCACCATTGCTATCTATACTTATATGTACATACACCTAAAACGCAAGTTCGGAAAGTTTCGGATCAGTCATCCCTCCTCAGCCACTTTAGGGGATGCCGCCTCCTTTGACGATGGCGCGGAATTGTCTGATACTCAGCACATTCTGGTTCCGAGCTCCTATGAAGTATCGGACCACCTTCATGACAGGCCGAAGCAGATGCAAGCTCCTCTGGGCCCGGCCCTGATCGGCAAGCCAACCTTATTGTCGGCGCCAGCGGAAGACTGTCGTTCTCCAACACAGAGCACGCGACCCTTTCAGTCAGTTCAAGAATCGGCTGATTCCATTCAGCCAGCGTCGCACATTCCGACACCACCCAATTTGAAGAAGATGTTATTGATGAATGGATATCCCATTGCATATATTCTATTATGGGTTCCCGCTATGGTCAGTCGGCTTGCCGAGTCCATCGGCGCTTCTTCGCGTTGGTTGCAAGCTCTGCAATGCTCGACTCAGTTCATTGGATTTGTCAATGCCTTCACATACGGATTTAGCGAACACCTGCGGCAAGCTTCGCTCCAGTGGAAGGATCGGCGTAGGGTTTTAAGCGCTCGagattaattaacctagtaTCAGTAATGAAACTCTCCAAATATGGGGACCAAAGGGGTGTGATTAGAAGAGATAGTCAATTAAAGCTGCTTCTTCTACCTCAGGGAGCGATGAAGGTCGATCTCTTTGAGCTATGTTCAATCTGCCGATATCAAGCATCATGCTGTTGCCTAACGCTAGTTGTGGTCATACTCTCACCGTGAAGAAGTTCACGATGATCATCATCCTTGACCCCTTCTAACAGAAAGACACGATAGATATCATGCCCATTTTAGTCAGCGTAGCTGGCTCTGGCATGTGTCATGCCTACCAGGCGAACGGAAAGTCCCGCAATCCCGGATAATCTCCCAAGTTTTCGAGGATTTCTTGACAGGGTAACCATATCACACCTGGATAAACCACCTAGCAGACAGAAACACAATCTCAGATTATATACGTAACCTCCACATCCAATTGAGGGCAGGTATCGCCATGTCTCAGAATAACAGTGCAATTCAACCTCGGGGACCAGTTGCAAGCGAGGCAACAGCTAAatatggagatggagaagcctTACTATGGATAGGGTACTTGAGGGGGCCTATAGTCCGGCCTATTCCCGTGACTCAGTCTTCCGCAACTCTATTATGCTCGGAAGACTAAGCACGGGGGGGGatattaactaaggaaaaggctaattaattagggcaataaaaataatacttctaattatatatatattatatttaaagagaagttatttagttattataattatcttatattttatattaataatacccctaatatattattaccttacttattagaagggtattataataaatctcttttaattactttaatttctcttaactataataattataattttttattaatctaagatataaatatattattaaaaagctataattctAGagattttaattattaaggatatattaacctagaaattagcttattatatttttattcctttaactctaagaaaattaaaaaatatattattattataatagctcttattaaatGAAGGTAttttctctttattatagctattacctAGGCctttaaagtcttatataagtgactttttttaaaagtaagagaaataaatctatagctaatataataaaaataatactttttgtattaaaaagaataatgaataattatatagtattagtaatatattatataaagatactatatataatattatactttttattaatatattaatataatccttaaagatattaataggAATGCTATAGCCTTATACTTTTAAACTTATTGctttataagatactattattaaatcttttatataaaaaaggtaataataaaagatacataatataaaataataaaggattaTGTCTCTATTTAGAAGTAATttctaaagtaatattatttctcttatagtaatataaaaattaaaagtatataaaatattaataagataaggttttaaattaaatacttaaaaaataatatctttatataaacttttaataaaataaattagcaTATCTAAATTAATGCTTATAAGATTAtctctattataattattataattatattaataactatggtaataatactattatttataattatacctaatatttaaatcttatctaagtaaattaataataatcttaataataaggctattattatagtatttctaaagagatatatttataatattataactttaaaataatttacaTGTTTTATtgaatatataaagctagcttaAAAATAATCAAAAAGGATTATTGTATTAAATacatataaatcttattatataaaggatctttttatatattataagtcttagaatattacttttttttttatatcttatatatatattttaatctcttaatattaatgtatttacttattataaatattaatcttaaaaagtcctaataagaaaaatcataaatagtataactaattttaatacaatatacttttattttatctttaagagatataaaggcatataataaaaaaatgaATAAttctctatttataataaaaatattattgttttctttataatttaacttttattttagattatataataaatttattattacttctaattataaaaataactaagactTAACTTTTAGGTTATACTtcttttaggtttttttctaatactaactctaattcttaaaataaaaaaaaaataataataatacctttaaaatatatatctagataaagcttataataaggagattataataataccctttatgcctctaataattaattaaggcaCCTTAGAGACCCccctctcttatatatataagatttaataatataagtattatataaagctttaaattaatatattaattatatctagggttatcttaatattatttataatatatatttataaacaacttaaaaaaagcctttataatattaataattaataatattataatatcttaaaaaatatattattttaaaagaaagattttaattactaggcttataactaagggatactaaatataataaattataggctaatctatataagtaatagtaaattatatattactaaagataattataactaataattataatataaaagaaaataataaattaaaaagaaagcaaTAAAAAAtcaaataatatatatatagaaataagttataagggTATTTTAAAAGACTAGAAAATCGAGgaaatatagtttttaaagactatagggtaggtaatagaaataggaggtaaataaatagaGAAATTAgcccttatataaagctaattagctaggtaaggaATTATAAAGCGATAAAagtatagtaaataaataataaaattaaaataaagaaaactagcttctaattagtatttttattctttaaattaattaaagagctaaggagctatttctaaaagaaggtatatagcttatatagtaaattacttagaatttattaatctaacttagatagaaattatattattagatagcCTTAATTCTAAGctttaaaaccttattagttttattattaataaataactaaaagctaagttataatataataaatattaaaacctatagggttttaaactaagatatttaaaactaaatagaaaataccctatagaaagagataggtttaatagtattatttggcttataataaagccttaagtctaagattatataaccttcttaaaagggaaataagcccAAAaggggtaatattaatactctcttatatcttacttatctaagtatatattacttaggtaaatagcttataaggaagcgcataagctaaaatatagggtaataagatcctaggcttatatcttataagcttatttttttagacttttatttataaaagacctttattatataaggacttttataatCCCCTAGAGTATAATTTAGGAGCTTTTAGAGTTAACCAAGTgataactataagctataatttagGCACGGggttagtatattaaatattaaagaggagGATTAGGGTATtactttagtatattatttatttaaattagacTTTGTTTTAGCtaggaatatataagttaagttatatagttaaaatatatatattgcGCGATAGGTAGGGTAGatatagatttttaataagttatttaataaaaaaaatatttttaatatattataatagtatttcctaatactaatataatagccttttttttaacttcttattactagtaattaaagagctatacctagttatattcttattataaaagtccttatataataaaagtcttttataaataaaagtctagaaaaataagcttataagatataagcctaggatcttattaccctatattttagcttatgcgcttccttataagctatttacctaagtaatatatacttagataaataagatataagagagtattaatattacccctTTTgggcttatttcccttttaaaaaggttatataatcttagacttaaggctttattataagctaaataatactattaaacctatctctttctataaggtatttcctatttagttttaaatatcctagtttaaaaccctataggttttaatatttattatattataacttagcttttagttatttattattactaaaattaataaggttttaaagCCTAGAATTAAGgctatctaataatataatttctatctaaattagattaataaattctaagtaatttactatataagctatataccttttcttagaaataactccttagatctttaattaatttaaagaataaaaatactaattagaaGCTAATCTTCTCtcttttaaccttattatttatttattatacttttattactctataattccttacctagctaattagctttatataagggctaatttctctttttatttacctcttatctctattacctaccctatagtcttttaCAACTATATTTCCtctattttttagtcttttataggGATAAAGTTCTATATAATCTTAACATACTATTAGAATTCAGccctattagtataattatcctttatatcccttagaTAAAGGAATATTCTCTATAACCTCCTCTTtagaatattttaaatatttataattaggcttatattagaCGAGTAAGGTAactaatttaaaaagataatattattatatttaaactatatagtaatctctcctaattaataaatactaatattattttactaaaaCCTTCTagtactattatatataggaggaaaattatcttaaaatataattttataaccCTAAGAGGAATATCTATTCCTAGGAGCTAAAAggttatactttataaggataattaatatcttttttattttctaaattTCTTCctaaactattattaaaattagcaatttaatataatttcccttattaataagctcttaattatactttttaaaagctccctaaaagagataaatattaagattacttaatttattattaataaaagatttattagagttaattacttaaaaggtaattagcttaatactattattaattttaaataaatatacctccttaaatttattaatttatagtaactaaaaatatataaattaaagccgctttttattttattaatattaagttttagcctttttattattttttatttatacttataataatactttattatatattagattattcATTAGCTTACTTTACTATTAAACTTTGAGATAAGGGtatcttaagaaataaaataatcttagcgaattatatatagaatatagcgcttctatgccttattaaggactaatagatattttaatcttagcttattcttaataatactagtcTTATAGAAGCATTTAAGAACTTTAGTGATAGCGCTGTGACTAGTTTTAAACTAACGCGCGATAGCGCGCTGGCTTAAACCGGCTTCtagtattactaatatagcaGCTTTGGCTTTAGGGGAGAATTATGGTTTTTCTGATAATTTACGGATATAATATCGCTAAAAGAATGATTTTCTAATATCGTGGTAAAAAGTTATGAAGGGTTAAAGTGGTTGGGATGGTCGCGACCGCGTCGTGGAGAAAACGCGGTCGTGTTAGGTAGATATAGACTTTTGATATATAATTGTAGTTAGAGTCtggccctcgatgggttaACTAAGCTAGAAGATCGTACCTAGGGAGGGAAAATGGGTGATGACGAGTTGATGTTTGACTCTGTTTGTTCTACCATAACAGCGTCGGAACGAGAACTGTTCCGAATCTAGCACGATGCGCTTGTTGCACTAATTGAAGGATAGGAGCTAGGAAAATCTCCTGGTTTCTCTAACTAATGATGTTCGGACGTCAGTCTTTGATACATGGGAGTGTTGATTTTATAAATCGTGTCGTTATCTGCAGTTTCCATAGAAACATGTCTAAGCTAGGGAGAGTTGCTCCCGACCTGAAATACTGTGACACACTTCCCCATTTTGAACAGAGTTCGAAAAGAAGCTATTCAAATGCCCGAACAGGCCATTAGAGGCTCCAGAGAATAGCCCACAGGAACGGAAAATCGCGATATGAGCCTGATAACGAGGGCAATGGGCTCGTCTTCAAGGTCGGACTTGGCTTGCAATTCGATCAGGCTCTTGATATCGATAAGCCTCGCTGTCTGACGAAAGTGTTCGAATTTCTGACCAGGCAGCGGCTGGTAGGCCGTCAGCAAGCATTTGGGGCTATTGGGATGTATTTGGCTTTAAATGTTCCTTCTAGGAATGCCTGCCTAGCCTAGCAACTATCTATGTCAACATGCTTGAGGATTGTTTTGATCCGTGTGGCTTCGAGGGCTATGAGTTATAGTCTGAATGTTATCACACCCGACGGTTAGCTGCTCATCTGACTGAAGGTCCAGCTGACCGAACAATCATGGAATTGCTACGGCTCTGTCAGCTATCTATAAAGGCAAGGAGCTCTGCTTCTGTGGATGAAGGGACTTAATGGTATCCTGTTTCCCGGCTTTCCAACCGATAGTCCGCCAATTGATGGAATGATTGATCCCCAGGGGTGACTTCCTCGTCTGTTGGCTTGCGAAAGCTGCATCCTACGCTAAGGATTGTGAAGTGGGAATGACAGAGAAGAATGTACTCCCTGACCGGAGAGTTATTAGTCACTGGCCAATTTCACGAGCTAAATCCCTGAGGCACCCAGAAATTGAAGAGGATTGGCCGAATGGCAGCCCAAGGAGGCCTCCGGCCGGGCACCGTATTTTGGCTCGGACGATACACCGAAAACCAGCCGCCAGATTCGCGACCTTGGGCTCAACAATACACCAAAGACACGGAGGGGGTATAGCGTGATTGGCAAAGTCTTTGAGGTTCAAGAAGAGACGTTAGCAGCGCATACCGTGAGGATTGTCAGCTTGGAAGAGGAACTGGCCCGTCCGAAAAGAGGAAACCATGCATCGTTAGCGCACCACGGGATCAAGGCGGCTAATCAAAAAGCCAAGAAATTCATAGAGGCGTTATATTTATATGTACAGGAGGTAATCGTTTGCGAATAACTGTGATTTTGGCTAAATGCTGTGTAAGTAAAGTAGTTGAGTTTTCGAGGTGGTATTTTCTTTTCGCCTGTCGCAAAGGTGGGGTTGGTCAAAAGGGCGGTGGTTCATGGTACGATTAAATCAGTAACCGTAGCTAACCTTATAGCCTCCTGAGGATCGAGCCAAAAGAATGCTATTACTGCGTTCGGAATGTGACTACACTTGTTACGGCGATTCACTCTCAAAATATAAGGTCGTTCTCATCCCATACGTTATCCCAAAAATCTGCAGCCAAGTCTGTTGTCCCGGCGGCGCCCTGTTCTGACACGAGCTCGGGAGTTGTCAAGACTCCGTCCGTCACGCTTGCGGAAGCATCATTTGTAATGAAATGGCCAATAGAATCCAGGTCTTTCCAAGAAAACCCGTTCAAAGGGTCCCAGAACATTGGTTTTGCAACTCCCTCCCCCCCCGGCGCTGAATGGGTGCCTGAATCCTGGGCTAGCGCGAGTGGGTCTCGCAGCGTCAAGTTGTCAGTATAAGTCGCTTTCTTTTGCTTGCTGCCAAAGGATTTACGCCATAAAAGACGAAGCGATCGGGCATAACGGTGCCCCAGACTATGGGGGTCAGTAGATGTCCTTTGCAGCCTAAGAATGGTTCCATGGACTGTGCGGCGTACCCCGCTGGCATCTGCGGACTTGATCGCCCCCGCGAGCATCGCCTAGGAGTTGATCAAAGC
This region includes:
- a CDS encoding Git3 domain-containing protein, which produces MSTSPIDPVIAIPTFMGSLLSFLATSIAIVLHVVIPPKRHFRHALIINLLVAAWSDFMNSLNNTISGAVALASTSVDKNTSVGAGCIANAWFGQLSVQAIDFNILIISIVVLFTVLNSRLVAQSSAMATTAVCAAAWIPGIITSNRQPLNLLEA